In Granulicella mallensis MP5ACTX8, the sequence GCGAAATCAATGGGGTATTGAAGCAATCGATGCAGGTCATACGAGAATGACATGGGATAGATTTTCCATTATGAGTCGAATAGGGAAATCAAATACTCGGGCGGGTTCTTGTAGGGAAAGGTGAACTAGTTTGAGTCGCTGGATGCCGCACCCATGCCCGCCTTTCCGCCTTCTTTTTTGGGCTTGTAAGTACCATCGAGGACCTGGTCGATCGTGGAGAGCATTTCAGGAGAGTCCGGGGCTGCATCCGGATCTAGCCGGGCGATGACGTTGCCTTTTTTGTCCACGATGAACTTCGTATAGTTCCAGGCGACGGGGCCACCAGTGGGTGCGCTCTTGCTCTTCGTGAGATAGAGATAGAAGGGAAGTGCGTCGTCGCCGGTGAGCTTGGATACGCCCGTAATGAGAAAGTCAACCTTGGCATCGGCATAGGCCTTCTGAATCTCGGGGCCTGTGCCGGGTTCTGCCGCACCGAATTCGTTGGATGGAATACCGATGACGACAAGTCCCTTGTCCTTGTAGGTATCGTTCAACTTGATAAGAGCGGGAAGCTGGTCGTTGTAACTCGACTTGCGGCCAAGGTTGACGATGAGAATATATTTGCCCTTGTAATTTGAAAGCGGGATGTCTTTTCCGTCCGCGCTTGGAAGGGAATAGTCATACGCGTTCTTCTCGGGTTTGGCATTCGGCCCTTCTGCCGCGTCGGCTCCGCCACCGTGCCGTCTGCCTCCTCCGCTGCCTGATGGTTTTGCTTGGTCTGTGCGGGCGGCCTGTGGGGCTGGTGTTGCAGGAGTATCAGGAGTGGTCTTTGCCTGGGCGAATCCGGGCGTAGCTGAGACTACAAGAAGTGTGAGAAGCAAGGCGTAGCCTGCTTTGATCTTCTTCGTGAGAACCGTCTTCTGAGGCTTCGGATTTTTAATCAGGTTAGACACTTGAATACTCCTGGTAGTTATTCCCGGAATCAGCGAAGCTGATCGATACACCTTCGTTGAAGCCTTACACCCCATCCTCTTGAGGTTTAGAGAATGAGGTGTAAGGTGATGCCGATTAGAAGTAGTACTTGCCCGAGAACTGCATCTGTCGCGGCGATGTAAGTAATGCAGTGTTGGTGGCTGTAGGTGCGTAGTTGCCGAACTTCACATTGGCAACAGCGGCAGTGGGGGTACTGAAGCGGACGTTATTGAAGATGTTGAATCCCTCGACCGAGATCTTGAAACTTTGATCGCGGAAGGTCCTGAACGACTTGCTCAGACCATCGTCGAAAGAGAGATAGCCATCGGCCAGCAGCGAGTTCCGTTGGCCGACCTCACCCGGATACGCATACCGGAAGGCGGCTGCTGCCTGGGCCTGTGTATCCGACTTGAAGGCTGTCTCGTAGGGAGTCGCTGTATTTTGTACGAAGCGATGTCCCCCTGAGGCAATAGGAGCGATCTTAACGAGATAGCTCGTCATGTCGAAGTTGGTTCCATATCCAGAGGCGGATGCGCTCCAGGGAAATGCGCTGCTGTAGCGGACCGTGCCGTTGAGTTGCCAGCCACTGAGGATGCGGTCCATGATGGCGCCGGGTTTATTGAAGAACAGTTGGCCCTTGCCGAAAGGCAGGCTAAGGCTGTAGTTGGCTGTCAGATTATGACGCGCGTCGAAATCCGAAACGGCGTAGTTCTCTCGCGGGCTGAAGGTGTTAAGAATGCTGCTTGCGTTGGAACGCTCAGGAGACGATCCATAATCCAGCGACTTCGACAAGGTGTAGTTGATGTCGTACTCATTGCCGTATTTGAAGGCGTGACGAACGGAAAGCTGGAAAGCGTTGTAGTTGCTGGTTCCGATCGAAGACTCCACGTAAATAGAGGTGTATTGAGGGTAGAAGAACTGTTCGATGCCCTTGGGATTGAAGCCGGGAGTGGTATCGAAATTGTAGAGAGTGTTGGTGTCGTTACCGCTCTTACGGTCAACAGTGAGCGATGCATAGTAGGCTTTGGCACCGGTGTATTTTCCTGCTGGAATGGCTGCAGTCGGAACCTTTTGGGTGTAGGTCGCATTCGGGAAGATGTCCTGAAAGTAACCACTGTTCGGAATGCTGCCGATCGAGGCACCGGCATCGATCGCCTTGTCAAAGGCGGTCGCGGCCTGGAAGTAGGTGAGGCTACTTCCTGCGTCATAAAGATTGGTGGGGGCAGCAACATCAAGGTTGTTCAGAACGTGACGTCCGAGCCTGCCGACGTAGGAGGCTGTGACCGTCATGCCGTGGATCACTTCATGCTGGACGGACAGGTTGAAGGTCTCGGCGTAGGGGGTTTTGAGGTTGGAGTTGATGTCCCTTTTGAAAGAGCTACCGAAGGCCGTAATCGAGGTATCCGCCGGGGTAATGGGGAAGGGCTGGGTAGCCGCACTTACAGCGGGTGCGGGTACATTCTCGAAGCCGGTAAACTCTGCAGTGGTAGCGGTAGTAGGGAATGCAAAGCCATTATTACGGCTCAGAGCAAAAGCACCGCCGGAGTCATAGGCATCGATAACCGCTTCACCGAAGTGATCGAAGGCCAGGGCGAAGCCGCCGCGAACAGAGGTGCGATTGTTCGGTGTGGCATAGGCGAAGGCCACGCGCGGAGCAAAGTTGAGCTTCTGCGGTTTATAGAGATTGGGCGCCCCATTGGCCTGACCACCCGGTACGACACTGATGCGAGTGTTATAGGCTGTGCCAGCTGCTGCTGCTGCCTCACGATTCTGCAGGAAGGTGGTGCCAAGATCGATATTGGGCGCAACCTGCTGGCCGTTTTCCTCATAGGGAACGCCAAGATGGGTATAGCGGAGACCGGCGGTCAGAGTGAGTTGCGAAGTGGCTTTCCACTGATCCTGGAAGTAATATTCCTGTTCAAGCGCCTTATAGATATGCGTGGGAACCGTTCCGGTGGGTGCGGCAACCAGTGAGTTATTTTGAACAATGAAATTCGTATAAGAGGTGGCAGAGGTGATGCCGCCAACGTTTGCCAGGATGTCATTGTTGTACGAAGGATAGAAGGACGTTGCGACCGCTCCGTAGGTCCCGGTTGGATCGAGGTTCGCTCCGCTACCTGCAATAGCATCCGAGGCCAGTACCGTGTAGG encodes:
- a CDS encoding glutathione peroxidase produces the protein MSNLIKNPKPQKTVLTKKIKAGYALLLTLLVVSATPGFAQAKTTPDTPATPAPQAARTDQAKPSGSGGGRRHGGGADAAEGPNAKPEKNAYDYSLPSADGKDIPLSNYKGKYILIVNLGRKSSYNDQLPALIKLNDTYKDKGLVVIGIPSNEFGAAEPGTGPEIQKAYADAKVDFLITGVSKLTGDDALPFYLYLTKSKSAPTGGPVAWNYTKFIVDKKGNVIARLDPDAAPDSPEMLSTIDQVLDGTYKPKKEGGKAGMGAASSDSN
- a CDS encoding carboxypeptidase-like regulatory domain-containing protein; its protein translation is MDFRIKRLVKITFFGLICTLLGVISPLLSRPMMAQSNTTSLTGTVMDATGAMLGEASVTLSNPATGLTKSIKTDDKGNYGFEQVEPGKYTVTVTVPGFSEQVEQVELLVATPLKANFKLTVGANEIVNVESTSLSAVNTTDATLGKAFNSAQVQNLPYLANNVNYLLSLQPGVLALDPGATTGGVNTDIRTGIVNGARQDQTNLTLDGVDNNDPNYGYAFVGVLRSTRESVEEFRVTTTNSGADAGRSSGGQVSVSTRSGTNKIHGSAYELYRDPAAAANNWFLKQTQLQSKQPNIAAKVLQHTYGGSLGAPIIKDKLFFFGAYEGFKQATDSIVTQIVPSIPNPVAGGTVNINGVNVGGLVTGNVLYPLASSGVQVLTPDSIAAMDQGCTLCSAPGTNAAALAYFKQFPAANSNSGGDGYNTGTYIFASPQPVHQITNVARLDYTINAHQSLFIRGTLQSDNQASALQFPGQPPNSVTYSNNKGLAAGHIWQVSDALTNNLRYGFIREGTATRGAGSHPYVTFGAFSSLTGTGTTTGATGDTIYLVTTNNIIDDAAYVKGRHTFQFGVNDRFISNSRYSSSTLYSSASVSYTVLASDAIAGSGANLDPTGTYGAVATSFYPSYNNDILANVGGITSATSYTNFIVQNNSLVAAPTGTVPTHIYKALEQEYYFQDQWKATSQLTLTAGLRYTHLGVPYEENGQQVAPNIDLGTTFLQNREAAAAAGTAYNTRISVVPGGQANGAPNLYKPQKLNFAPRVAFAYATPNNRTSVRGGFALAFDHFGEAVIDAYDSGGAFALSRNNGFAFPTTATTAEFTGFENVPAPAVSAATQPFPITPADTSITAFGSSFKRDINSNLKTPYAETFNLSVQHEVIHGMTVTASYVGRLGRHVLNNLDVAAPTNLYDAGSSLTYFQAATAFDKAIDAGASIGSIPNSGYFQDIFPNATYTQKVPTAAIPAGKYTGAKAYYASLTVDRKSGNDTNTLYNFDTTPGFNPKGIEQFFYPQYTSIYVESSIGTSNYNAFQLSVRHAFKYGNEYDINYTLSKSLDYGSSPERSNASSILNTFSPRENYAVSDFDARHNLTANYSLSLPFGKGQLFFNKPGAIMDRILSGWQLNGTVRYSSAFPWSASASGYGTNFDMTSYLVKIAPIASGGHRFVQNTATPYETAFKSDTQAQAAAAFRYAYPGEVGQRNSLLADGYLSFDDGLSKSFRTFRDQSFKISVEGFNIFNNVRFSTPTAAVANVKFGNYAPTATNTALLTSPRQMQFSGKYYF